A window of Candidatus Nitrospira allomarina genomic DNA:
CGAAGCCCACACATTCCTAGGCTGGGCCTATAGTTTCATGGGTCAATTGCAGGAAGCCATTGAGGAATGCCAAATGGCTATTCGCCAGGACCCTGAATTCGGAAATCCTTACAACGATATCGGGGCCTACCTTATTGAGCTCAACCAGCTGGAAGAGGCCATTCCCTGGCTTGAAAAAGCGATGAAAGCCAAAAGATATGAAAATCCCTCCTTTCCTCATATGAATCTCGGCCGGGTGTACGAACGACAAGGGGCATGGGACCAGGCCGTCGATTCCTACAAAAAGTCTCTGGCTCTTAATCCCGAATACAAAACAGCCAAACAAGCGCTCATGCGCATTTTAACTCTCATGAACTAGTACCTTGTAAAGGCCTTACCAAATGCCAGACACCAAAACGATTCTTGTAGCCGTGAGTGATATTTTCTTCTACACCAAAATACGCGATGCCTTTTTACCACAAGGCTACAAACTGGAACGTCTCCGTACTGGAGATGACTGGCAAACGAAAGCTCTTGCCAGCCAACCCATGGGCATCATTATTAACATGAATGATGACCGTCTTAATGCTTCCGATATTGTGAAATCTCTACGAACCCTTCCTCAAACACACTCATTGCCCATTCTGGCCTTTGCCAATCATGAAGAGGTTCAAACATGGAAACTGGCCAAAGACCTGGGAATTCAAAAAATTGTCTCGCGCAATGAGTTTTCTGCGCGGACACTCGCGCTGTTTGAGGAAACCATGGCGGCAGCTACATCATGAAAACCCTTCCTCTTCATAAGCAACATGAAGCCCTGGGAGCCACGTTTCAAGCTTGTGGCGAGTGGGAAGTCCCTTTGCATTACGGAAATGCTCTCCTAGAGTATGAGTCTATTCATCGGCGAGCTGGGCTCGCCGACCTCTCCATACGCGGAAAAATCATGGTCACTGGAGATGACCGGGTCACCTGGCTGCAAAGCCTCATCAGCAATGATATTCTTCCTCTAAAATCCGGGGAGGGTCGGTATTCTGCCTTTATGAACCATAAAGGGAAAATGCTCTCCTATTTTCGGGTGTTCCGGCAACCCGAATCCCTGATCATTGAAGATGTGGGAGAGGTGGGAGACCTCACCTATCAAGCCTTTCGAAAATTTCTACTCTATGGGACAAAAGCCAAACTTCACAATGGCCTGGAAAGTTGGGGACTTCTCCTTGTTACCGGGCCAAATGGTCCGGAGATTCTTAAGCAAGCCTTGAATTTGGAAGTGGGATCGCTCCAGGTCTTGGATTCCATCACCTTCACTTTAGGTAATACACAAGGATTTCTTGCTCGCACGGAAGAAACGGGTGGACAAGACTACGAAATGTTTATACCGGTCGCAGCCATCCCTTCGCTCTGGTCTCATCTCTTGAATACCGGAAAAGAGCTAGGCCTGCTCCCAGTCGGAAGAGAGGCACTTGAGACATCCAGAATTGAAAGTGGATTGGCTCGCCTTGGGCCAGACTTAAATGAA
This region includes:
- a CDS encoding tetratricopeptide repeat protein, which produces MDIQDFLDQGEGNEEDKVAAWNLFQQAYELQMKGQLEEAVDLYKQSIDLFPTAEAHTFLGWAYSFMGQLQEAIEECQMAIRQDPEFGNPYNDIGAYLIELNQLEEAIPWLEKAMKAKRYENPSFPHMNLGRVYERQGAWDQAVDSYKKSLALNPEYKTAKQALMRILTLMN
- the ygfZ gene encoding CAF17-like 4Fe-4S cluster assembly/insertion protein YgfZ; the protein is MKTLPLHKQHEALGATFQACGEWEVPLHYGNALLEYESIHRRAGLADLSIRGKIMVTGDDRVTWLQSLISNDILPLKSGEGRYSAFMNHKGKMLSYFRVFRQPESLIIEDVGEVGDLTYQAFRKFLLYGTKAKLHNGLESWGLLLVTGPNGPEILKQALNLEVGSLQVLDSITFTLGNTQGFLARTEETGGQDYEMFIPVAAIPSLWSHLLNTGKELGLLPVGREALETSRIESGLARLGPDLNEKIVPPEANLEGNAFSLSKGCYPGQEVVARMDTYGSVKRRMVGLVLETEIPQLPELGAKLFSGTREVGWVSSSTHSPLVKKPIALGFPLRDFTQPRTNLEIEIRDQRFPASVCALPFTVS
- a CDS encoding histidine kinase, producing the protein MPDTKTILVAVSDIFFYTKIRDAFLPQGYKLERLRTGDDWQTKALASQPMGIIINMNDDRLNASDIVKSLRTLPQTHSLPILAFANHEEVQTWKLAKDLGIQKIVSRNEFSARTLALFEETMAAATS